A single Chryseobacterium shigense DNA region contains:
- a CDS encoding DUF2207 domain-containing protein — translation MKKLLQIFLLQFFCIVFAQNDLERTDQSTITGPEKIISFHSDIDVDENSGITVTENIKVYSLGNNIKRGIFRALPLSRNLNNKTQKVRYNIISVKKNGENEDYHEETGDGYLKIYAGNKDVILDPGTYDYEIKYKTGNQIGFFDQYDEFYWNVNGTYWDFDADTISARVNLPAGAGIIQNSCYTGAYGSNSQNCISKILSDNSIEWGASGLKANEGLTIAVGFKKGIMIPPPPPTFLEKYGILIVGCIVFLGLLLYLYSTWMKYGIDPESPTVYPQFNVPENLSPASLGYINSESFKNKYLTAAIVSLAVKGYVKIIEGEDSGVLGFFNTKTFTLKKLKPADESLPKEEINLLNSLFSEYGDSVKFDGKYNSKIETAVQNFKGTLSFLHDNFLNEGNNTTKLVLPWLIITIVYGLGLFISYTLLPEFERVFAGAALYFILFIALVVITFLMKNASWKFLIPLPFVVILGVGGIISAGGGGAENMNFNACYIFYVLAFSVMVVYQYLIRQPSKEKLRKKSLIDGFKMYMGAAENEQLKFHNPPQMTPQVFETLLPFAMVMGVDKIWGQKFDDLLKNTAAEYHNTWYYGGVMNHYAFANTLNSSLTQSIQSASTKPSSSSSGSGGGGFSGGGGGGGGGGGW, via the coding sequence ATGAAAAAGTTGCTGCAGATCTTCCTGCTTCAGTTTTTTTGTATAGTCTTTGCCCAGAATGATTTGGAGCGAACTGATCAGTCCACTATTACCGGTCCGGAAAAGATCATTTCTTTCCATTCCGATATTGATGTGGATGAAAATTCGGGAATTACCGTTACTGAAAATATTAAGGTATACAGTCTCGGAAATAATATCAAAAGAGGAATTTTCCGGGCGTTGCCTTTATCCAGGAACCTGAATAATAAAACGCAGAAAGTAAGGTACAATATTATTTCAGTGAAAAAAAACGGGGAAAATGAAGACTATCATGAGGAAACAGGAGACGGTTATCTGAAAATATATGCTGGGAATAAAGATGTTATCCTCGATCCCGGAACTTACGACTATGAAATAAAATATAAAACGGGAAACCAGATTGGTTTTTTTGATCAATACGATGAGTTTTACTGGAATGTAAATGGCACGTATTGGGATTTTGATGCAGATACTATTTCCGCCAGAGTAAACCTTCCTGCCGGAGCCGGGATCATTCAAAACTCCTGTTATACGGGAGCTTATGGCAGTAACAGCCAGAACTGTATTTCCAAAATACTTTCGGATAATTCCATAGAATGGGGCGCTTCAGGGCTTAAGGCTAATGAAGGGCTTACTATTGCGGTAGGTTTTAAGAAAGGAATAATGATTCCACCGCCGCCACCTACTTTTCTTGAAAAGTACGGGATTTTAATTGTTGGCTGCATTGTCTTTCTGGGATTACTCCTGTATCTTTATTCAACATGGATGAAATATGGAATAGACCCCGAATCACCTACAGTTTATCCCCAATTTAATGTTCCTGAGAACCTTTCGCCGGCCTCTCTGGGATATATCAATTCCGAAAGTTTTAAAAATAAATATCTCACGGCAGCCATTGTCAGCCTTGCCGTAAAAGGATATGTAAAGATCATAGAAGGTGAAGATTCAGGTGTACTGGGATTTTTTAATACCAAAACCTTTACATTGAAAAAGCTGAAACCGGCAGACGAGAGCCTTCCAAAAGAGGAAATTAACCTGTTGAACAGCCTTTTTTCAGAATATGGAGATTCTGTAAAATTTGATGGAAAATACAATTCGAAGATTGAAACGGCTGTTCAGAATTTTAAAGGAACACTGAGCTTTCTGCATGATAATTTTTTAAATGAAGGAAACAATACAACGAAATTGGTGCTTCCCTGGCTGATAATCACCATTGTGTATGGTCTTGGGTTATTTATCAGCTATACTTTACTGCCGGAATTTGAAAGGGTTTTTGCAGGGGCAGCTTTGTATTTTATTCTTTTTATCGCATTGGTTGTAATAACCTTTTTAATGAAAAATGCTTCATGGAAATTTTTGATTCCCCTTCCTTTTGTTGTAATTCTGGGAGTTGGAGGAATCATTTCTGCGGGAGGTGGCGGTGCTGAAAATATGAATTTCAATGCCTGCTATATTTTTTATGTGCTGGCATTTTCGGTCATGGTGGTATACCAATATTTAATCAGGCAGCCATCGAAAGAAAAACTGAGGAAAAAGTCTTTGATAGACGGGTTTAAAATGTATATGGGAGCGGCAGAAAACGAACAGCTGAAATTTCACAATCCACCCCAAATGACTCCACAGGTTTTTGAAACCCTTCTTCCTTTTGCTATGGTAATGGGTGTAGATAAGATCTGGGGACAGAAATTTGATGATTTGCTGAAAAATACAGCCGCAGAATATCATAATACCTGGTACTACGGTGGTGTAATGAATCACTATGCTTTTGCCAATACGTTGAACTCAAGCCTTACGCAATCCATACAGTCTGCATCTACCAAACCATCCAGTTCAAGCAGTGGATCTGGTGGTGGTGGGTTCTCTGGCGGAGGCGGTGGAGGTGGTGGTGGAGGCGGCTGGTAG
- a CDS encoding T9SS type A sorting domain-containing protein, with protein MKIHLPLGVLHALTLFAASVIHAQNFQTMPVQSGYTADVIANGIGSSATSTTDDVDGVSFAFVARDFQLTSSSTPLTYGLPVNGIINSAVASTSGLSFKLGDLSGNNSLKISSNTAGSNSGMLTFTNPVPAFKLYMLSTGGSGACTVNVTVNFTDNTSQVFSGVSISDWYGGSSYAIQGIGRINRTNNVLEPNSTNPRLYQAALSIDAANQTKPIQSVTVTKVSGTGIANVFAFSADVYTDCVAPTLQPVGTLTSSSAQVSWTVPASVQAVGYDIYYSTSSTAPTAASAPNHPGVTGTSFNIPSLSPSTTYYYWVRTNCSTATSQSGWSFSGTFTTLCGSMVPAYTNNFSSFPGTCWGSGLSGGTPATGPTGTTSYWASGGFLGTGSGGSATINLYTTGRTGWLKTVPFNLSAGTYKVKFDYGVAAYLSTNASPMGSDDVVQFLASNDGGTTWNVLQTWNQANAPANTSTQYVYTLTGYNSANTVFAFYATDGSVNDDPDYNFYVDNFTVESAQLSTSEVKESMKKVSVHPNPFKDILYISDTREVKSVSVGDASGRTVKTFTGAAKELDLSMLNTGMYFVTVYFKDGSQSTVKAIKK; from the coding sequence ATGAAAATACATTTACCATTGGGAGTCCTGCATGCCTTGACTCTATTCGCGGCATCAGTAATACATGCCCAAAATTTTCAGACTATGCCTGTTCAGTCCGGATACACGGCTGATGTAATTGCTAATGGAATTGGTTCTTCCGCAACATCTACCACAGATGATGTAGACGGTGTATCTTTTGCTTTTGTGGCAAGGGACTTTCAGCTTACTTCCAGCAGTACTCCGCTTACTTACGGGCTTCCGGTTAACGGGATCATTAATTCAGCAGTGGCCTCTACATCAGGATTGAGTTTCAAGCTTGGTGATCTGTCCGGAAACAATTCTTTAAAGATTTCCAGCAATACAGCCGGAAGTAATAGCGGGATGCTTACGTTTACCAATCCGGTTCCTGCCTTTAAGCTGTATATGCTTTCTACCGGTGGTAGCGGTGCATGTACAGTTAATGTAACAGTTAATTTTACAGACAACACTTCCCAGGTATTTTCCGGGGTAAGTATCTCTGACTGGTATGGCGGGTCAAGCTATGCAATCCAGGGAATCGGAAGAATCAACAGGACCAATAATGTTTTGGAACCGAATTCTACAAATCCGAGATTATATCAGGCCGCACTGAGTATTGATGCAGCTAACCAGACTAAACCTATTCAAAGTGTCACCGTAACGAAAGTAAGCGGTACAGGAATAGCAAATGTTTTTGCTTTTTCAGCTGATGTTTATACGGATTGTGTAGCTCCCACACTTCAGCCTGTAGGAACTCTTACTTCAAGTTCAGCTCAGGTTTCATGGACGGTACCAGCCAGCGTTCAGGCAGTGGGTTATGATATTTATTACAGTACCAGCTCTACAGCGCCTACAGCTGCCTCAGCGCCTAATCATCCGGGAGTAACAGGAACATCATTTAACATTCCGTCTTTATCACCCAGTACAACTTATTATTATTGGGTAAGAACCAATTGCAGTACTGCGACGTCCCAAAGCGGCTGGTCGTTTTCAGGAACATTTACCACTTTGTGTGGTTCTATGGTTCCTGCATATACTAATAATTTCAGCAGCTTTCCGGGAACATGCTGGGGCAGTGGTCTTTCAGGAGGAACTCCTGCTACAGGTCCTACAGGAACAACTTCTTATTGGGCTTCAGGAGGATTTTTAGGTACAGGGTCCGGTGGATCGGCAACAATCAATCTGTATACTACAGGCAGAACAGGATGGCTTAAAACAGTGCCTTTCAATCTTTCTGCAGGAACATATAAAGTTAAATTTGATTATGGTGTGGCAGCATATCTTAGTACCAATGCCTCACCGATGGGATCAGATGATGTAGTTCAGTTTTTAGCCTCCAATGATGGCGGAACTACATGGAACGTTCTGCAAACCTGGAATCAGGCTAATGCACCTGCTAATACATCAACCCAGTACGTTTACACTTTAACAGGGTATAACAGTGCCAATACCGTATTTGCTTTTTACGCAACGGACGGAAGTGTAAATGACGATCCTGATTATAACTTCTATGTTGATAACTTTACAGTTGAAAGCGCGCAGCTGAGTACATCAGAAGTAAAAGAAAGTATGAAGAAAGTATCAGTTCATCCCAATCCGTTCAAAGATATTCTTTATATTTCAGATACCAGAGAAGTGAAATCCGTATCGGTAGGGGATGCTTCAGGCAGAACTGTAAAAACATTTACAGGAGCTGCAAAAGAACTTGATTTAAGCATGCTGAATACAGGGATGTATTTTGTAACCGTCTATTTTAAGGACGGCTCGCAATCTACTGTGAAAGCAATCAAAAAGTAA
- a CDS encoding DUF4290 domain-containing protein, with translation MEYNTQKTQLHMPEYGRIIQQLVERCKELPTKEERSEMAMAIIDFMGQRNPQLRDEENYKHKLWDHLFILAEYDLDVESPYPFPTREQLAEKPKKMEYPKLQGDFKFYGKSILQLIEKAIELEPGDEKEALIEVIANNMKKSYNVYNKEHVTDDVIFRHLKELSENRLDLTGIESLEKSKIYYTSNNNNNRNNNNSSRNSGNNNNNNKNQTNKRRHNNNHKNRK, from the coding sequence ATGGAATATAACACCCAAAAAACTCAGCTTCATATGCCGGAATATGGCAGAATCATACAGCAGCTGGTTGAACGTTGCAAAGAGCTCCCTACCAAAGAGGAAAGGAGTGAAATGGCTATGGCCATTATTGATTTTATGGGTCAGAGAAACCCTCAGCTCCGTGACGAAGAAAATTATAAGCATAAACTTTGGGATCATCTTTTCATTTTAGCAGAATATGATCTTGATGTAGAATCACCATACCCTTTTCCTACCAGGGAACAGCTGGCAGAAAAACCAAAAAAAATGGAATATCCTAAACTTCAGGGAGATTTTAAATTTTACGGAAAAAGTATTCTTCAACTGATAGAAAAGGCTATAGAACTGGAACCGGGTGATGAAAAGGAAGCCCTGATAGAAGTTATTGCCAATAACATGAAAAAGTCTTACAATGTATATAATAAGGAACATGTAACAGACGATGTTATTTTCCGCCACCTGAAAGAGCTTTCTGAAAACAGGCTGGACCTTACCGGAATAGAGTCTCTTGAAAAAAGTAAGATTTACTACACCAGCAATAACAATAATAACAGAAACAACAATAACAGCAGCAGAAACAGCGGCAATAATAACAACAACAATAAGAACCAGACCAACAAAAGAAGACATAACAACAATCATAAAAACAGAAAGTAA
- a CDS encoding DUF6705 family protein — MKKILSLFALCMTLLACKAQQIYPLNTFYKNAPNYSYMKDLNNYLSPYIGTYKNTYQGNEITLYITKEDKMLIDTRLQGRIYYQDVLHVKYTVKNASTGAILQDNQNSIDPKRNNIVSMGTNDLDNNSVDLYYSGTNCRVGWGRITLLKINNTQISWSYYPNDMIFTQGDCPGNPDIKIYLPEAENLVFIKQ, encoded by the coding sequence ATGAAAAAAATATTATCATTATTTGCTTTATGTATGACATTATTAGCATGTAAGGCGCAACAAATCTATCCCTTAAATACATTTTACAAGAATGCACCTAACTATTCTTACATGAAAGATCTAAATAATTATCTTTCTCCTTATATTGGTACTTATAAAAATACCTATCAGGGAAATGAGATTACTCTTTATATAACAAAAGAAGATAAAATGCTAATCGATACTAGGCTTCAAGGAAGGATTTATTATCAGGATGTACTTCATGTAAAGTATACTGTGAAGAATGCATCAACTGGGGCTATACTTCAAGATAACCAAAATTCTATTGACCCTAAAAGAAATAATATAGTAAGTATGGGTACCAATGATTTGGATAATAATAGTGTTGATTTATATTATAGCGGGACCAATTGTCGTGTAGGCTGGGGAAGAATAACCTTACTAAAAATCAATAATACTCAAATTAGTTGGTCATATTATCCCAATGATATGATTTTCACCCAAGGAGACTGCCCTGGAAATCCTGATATAAAAATTTATCTTCCAGAAGCGGAGAATCTTGTTTTTATTAAGCAGTAA
- a CDS encoding LemA family protein yields MTIIIIIALIAICLIYAVSIYNRLVKLKNLVQEAWSSIDVMLKKRHDLIPNLVETVKGYATHERETLDSVIRARTQAVGADSVQAKEAAEKNLNQAMMNLFAVAEQYPDLKANANFQQLQGELTSIENDVEKSRRYYNGTVRENNTLIESFPSNMIANMYKFEKSPFFELENIAEREVPTVKF; encoded by the coding sequence ATGACCATAATCATTATTATTGCTTTAATAGCAATCTGCCTTATTTATGCAGTATCCATCTACAACCGCCTGGTAAAACTGAAAAATTTGGTTCAGGAAGCCTGGAGCAGTATTGATGTCATGCTTAAAAAGCGTCACGACCTTATCCCTAATCTTGTGGAAACTGTAAAAGGGTATGCCACTCATGAGCGTGAAACCCTTGACAGTGTGATAAGAGCCAGAACCCAGGCTGTAGGCGCAGATTCTGTTCAGGCTAAAGAAGCAGCAGAGAAAAACCTGAATCAGGCAATGATGAATTTATTTGCCGTAGCAGAACAATATCCGGATCTGAAAGCTAATGCCAATTTCCAGCAGCTGCAGGGTGAACTTACTTCTATAGAAAATGATGTTGAGAAATCCAGAAGATATTACAACGGAACTGTCCGTGAAAATAATACATTAATAGAGTCTTTCCCAAGTAATATGATTGCCAATATGTACAAGTTTGAAAAATCGCCATTCTTTGAACTGGAAAATATTGCAGAAAGAGAAGTTCCAACCGTAAAATTTTAA
- the murA gene encoding UDP-N-acetylglucosamine 1-carboxyvinyltransferase yields MSGTFQIRGGKRLHGEITPQGAKNEALQILCAVLLTDEEVRIKNIPDIHDVNRLIEILGDFGVKVTKNGQGDFTFKADKVNFDYIKSDEFKKDGAKLRGSIMLMGPMLARYGEAYMPTPGGDKIGRRRLDTHFQGLVELGAEFNYDEDEYFYSLKAKELRGKFILLEEASVTGTANIVMAAALAKGKTRIYNAACEPYLQQLCKMLNRMGANISGIGSNLLTIEGVEHLRGTEHTMLPDMVEIGSWIGLAAMTKSEITIKNVNWNQLGVIPNTFRKLGIQLEQSNDDIFIPAQENYRIQKFIDGSILTISDAPWPGFTPDLLSIILVVATQAKGSLLVHQKMFESRLFFVDKLIDMGAQIILCDPHRATVIGLNQETPLRGTTMVSPDIRAGNALLIAALSAEGKSIIHNIEQIDRGYENIDGRLKAIGADIERI; encoded by the coding sequence ATGAGTGGAACATTTCAAATAAGAGGAGGAAAAAGACTGCATGGTGAAATCACTCCACAAGGGGCAAAGAACGAAGCTTTACAGATTTTATGTGCTGTTCTGCTAACGGATGAGGAGGTAAGAATTAAAAATATTCCGGATATCCACGATGTAAACAGACTGATTGAAATTCTTGGTGATTTTGGGGTTAAGGTTACTAAAAACGGCCAGGGAGATTTCACGTTTAAAGCGGATAAAGTCAACTTTGATTATATTAAATCTGATGAATTTAAGAAAGATGGCGCTAAACTGAGAGGCTCCATTATGCTGATGGGCCCTATGCTTGCCCGTTATGGCGAAGCTTATATGCCGACTCCGGGAGGGGACAAGATCGGAAGAAGAAGACTGGACACTCATTTCCAGGGCCTTGTAGAGCTTGGCGCTGAATTCAATTATGATGAAGATGAATATTTTTATTCATTAAAGGCTAAAGAGCTAAGAGGAAAGTTTATTCTTCTGGAAGAGGCTTCTGTAACCGGAACTGCCAATATTGTAATGGCTGCAGCCCTTGCCAAAGGAAAAACAAGAATTTACAATGCAGCCTGCGAGCCTTATCTTCAGCAATTATGTAAAATGCTGAACAGAATGGGTGCCAACATATCAGGAATAGGCTCCAATCTTCTTACCATTGAAGGGGTGGAGCATCTTCGCGGTACGGAACACACTATGCTTCCGGACATGGTAGAGATCGGATCATGGATAGGACTTGCTGCCATGACCAAATCTGAAATTACCATTAAAAATGTAAACTGGAACCAGCTTGGTGTTATTCCAAACACATTCAGAAAATTAGGAATCCAGCTTGAACAGAGTAATGACGATATTTTTATTCCTGCCCAGGAAAACTACAGAATCCAGAAGTTTATTGACGGATCTATTCTTACGATTTCGGATGCCCCGTGGCCAGGATTTACACCGGATCTTTTATCCATTATTTTAGTGGTGGCAACCCAGGCAAAAGGAAGCCTTCTGGTTCACCAGAAAATGTTCGAATCCAGATTATTCTTCGTGGATAAACTGATCGACATGGGTGCACAGATTATTTTATGCGATCCGCACAGAGCTACGGTAATCGGATTAAACCAGGAAACTCCTTTGAGAGGCACTACAATGGTTTCCCCGGATATCAGAGCCGGAAACGCACTTCTTATCGCAGCACTTTCTGCAGAAGGAAAATCTATTATCCACAATATTGAACAGATTGACAGAGGGTATGAAAATATCGATGGAAGACTAAAAGCCATTGGGGCGGATATTGAAAGGATTTAA
- a CDS encoding NIL domain-containing protein, whose protein sequence is MITPNPTLQVIHNKIGLPKKELILEIELNGKMKFEHLMNTIYNQFGICHRVLSANVEYVNGYSFGSVQLYINVNSDDYQQLEFYLNKNKLLNTMVEYNCRKYF, encoded by the coding sequence ATGATTACACCTAATCCTACACTGCAGGTAATTCATAATAAAATAGGCCTGCCTAAAAAAGAACTGATACTGGAAATAGAATTAAACGGCAAAATGAAATTTGAGCATTTAATGAATACCATCTATAATCAGTTCGGGATCTGCCACAGGGTATTGTCAGCTAATGTAGAATATGTCAATGGATATAGTTTTGGTTCAGTGCAGTTATATATTAATGTGAATTCAGATGATTACCAGCAGCTGGAATTTTATCTGAATAAAAATAAACTTTTAAATACCATGGTGGAATATAACTGCCGGAAGTATTTTTAG
- a CDS encoding YiiX/YebB-like N1pC/P60 family cysteine hydrolase, with protein sequence MIKCKEDLLQKNSKTLLYTVFCVVIVLLQYCSSQAVSGKLKNGDLLFVTAKETGLSGAINNVTQKQKEASFDHIGIVEKESNHWYVLHAAPKGGSQKQDLKAFLKDQADDGQKVIIYRLKQEYQESISSALKKAESMLGKPYNFNYILDENSYYCSDYIERAFREDHIFKLEPMTFIDPKTGKTNEFWTEFYKKKNLKVPEGEPGCNPNGLAASEKLEKIGEL encoded by the coding sequence ATGATTAAATGCAAAGAAGACCTGCTTCAAAAAAATTCTAAAACCTTACTTTATACTGTTTTCTGTGTTGTAATTGTATTGCTGCAGTATTGCTCTTCTCAGGCTGTGTCCGGGAAACTGAAGAATGGAGATCTGCTTTTTGTTACTGCGAAAGAAACCGGGCTTTCAGGAGCAATCAATAACGTAACCCAAAAACAGAAAGAAGCATCATTTGATCATATAGGAATTGTAGAAAAGGAAAGTAATCATTGGTATGTGCTGCATGCAGCTCCAAAAGGAGGCTCCCAAAAACAGGATTTAAAAGCTTTCCTTAAAGATCAGGCTGATGACGGCCAGAAAGTAATAATTTACCGCCTGAAACAGGAGTATCAGGAATCTATTTCTTCTGCTCTTAAAAAAGCTGAATCCATGCTGGGGAAGCCTTATAACTTCAATTACATCTTGGATGAAAATTCTTATTACTGCTCAGATTATATTGAAAGAGCATTCAGGGAAGATCATATATTCAAACTGGAGCCCATGACTTTCATAGATCCTAAAACCGGTAAAACCAATGAATTCTGGACCGAGTTTTATAAAAAGAAAAACCTTAAAGTTCCGGAAGGAGAACCTGGATGCAATCCTAACGGACTGGCTGCTTCGGAAAAACTGGAAAAAATAGGAGAGTTGTAA
- a CDS encoding DUF1801 domain-containing protein, with protein MQIPADSVNDYISKIPEERQEVFRKLFDTISDSLPKGFEEGVSYGMVGWQVPLETYPAGYHCTPGSPLPFMGLASQKNFIAFYHMGIYADPQLLDWFVAEYPKHSKRKLDMGKSCVRFKKMDDIPFELIAEVSKKMTVENWINIYETQFKRSKEPASKGK; from the coding sequence ATGCAAATTCCAGCAGACTCCGTAAATGATTATATTTCAAAAATTCCTGAAGAAAGACAGGAAGTATTCAGAAAACTGTTTGATACTATAAGTGACAGCCTTCCAAAAGGTTTCGAGGAAGGAGTCAGTTATGGAATGGTTGGCTGGCAGGTTCCTCTTGAAACATACCCGGCAGGTTATCATTGTACTCCGGGTTCTCCGTTGCCATTCATGGGGCTGGCTTCACAGAAAAATTTTATTGCATTCTATCATATGGGAATCTATGCGGACCCTCAATTGCTGGACTGGTTCGTAGCTGAATATCCAAAGCATTCAAAAAGAAAGCTGGATATGGGGAAATCCTGTGTACGTTTCAAGAAAATGGATGATATTCCCTTTGAGCTTATTGCTGAGGTCAGCAAAAAAATGACAGTCGAAAACTGGATTAATATCTATGAAACTCAGTTTAAGAGATCAAAAGAACCAGCATCGAAAGGAAAATAG
- a CDS encoding helix-turn-helix domain-containing protein, which translates to MSTKGRQYREAKNWSQEDLAVRLDTTQTTTSNI; encoded by the coding sequence ATAAGCACTAAGGGAAGGCAATACAGGGAAGCTAAAAACTGGTCTCAGGAAGATCTTGCAGTACGCCTGGATACCACACAGACTACTACTTCCAATATATAA